In Cicer arietinum cultivar CDC Frontier isolate Library 1 chromosome 7, Cicar.CDCFrontier_v2.0, whole genome shotgun sequence, a single window of DNA contains:
- the LOC101493270 gene encoding probable carboxylesterase 9 has translation MSQFDPYNHFGLSYNPDGTLYRGYTTPKIDTNPDPCPGISTVSKDITINDEKQLWVRLFRPTKIPSNDTTVARLPILIYFHNGGWILLSPADSDVHKTTSNLASNVPSIVVSVAYRWAPETRLPGQYQDARETVLWVKKQVTDPNGETWLRDYGDFSRCYIYGCGCGGNIAFNVAMQIADMDLEPLRICGLIMNQPMFSGEKRTPSEIRFATDQTLPLPVLDMMWELALPKETDRDHRYCNPMVKGPHLDNVRKLGRCLVIGFGGDIMVDRQQQFVTMLAKCGVQVEAKFDPVGFHNIDMVDPARATAVINIASEFIL, from the exons ATGTCTCAATTTGATCCATACAACCATTTTGGTTTGAGTTACAATCCCGACGGAACTCTCTACCGTGGCTACACCACTCCCAAAATCGACACAAATCCTGATCCTTGTCCGGGAATTTCCACCGTCTCCAAAGATATAACAATCAACGATGAGAAACAATTATGGGTTCGACTTTTTCGTCCAACAAAAATTCCATCAAACGATACTACCGTGGCTCGTTTAccgatattaatttattttcataacgGTGGTTGGATACTATTAAGTCCAGCTGATTCTGATGTCCATAAAACAACATCGAATCTTGCTTCTAATGTTCCTAGTATTGTTGTCTCTGTTGCCTATCGTTGGGCACCAGAGACTAGACTTCCCGGACAATATCAGGATGCCCGGGAAACAGTGTTGTGGGTGAAAAAACAAGTGACGGATCCTAATGGAGAAACATGGTTGAGAGACTATGGTGATTTTTCGAGGTGTTATATTTATGGATGTGGTTGTGGTGGGAACATTGCATTCAATGTAGCTATGCAAATTGCAGATATGGATTTGGAACCTCTCAGAATTTGTGGTTTAATTATGAATCAACCTATGTTTTCTGGAGAGAAAAGGACTCCATCAGAAATAAG GTTTGCCACAGACCAGACTTTGCCATTACCAGTGTTGGACATGATGTGGGAATTAGCTTTGCCTAAGGAAACAGACCGTGACCATAGGTATTGCAATCCCATGGTGAAAGGTCCACATTTAGATAATGTGAGGAAGTTAGGGAGATGTCTTGTTATTGGCTTTGGTGGTGACATCATGGTTGATCGACAACAACAATTTGTGACAATGTTGGCCAAATGTGGGGTCCAAGTGGAAGCAAAGTTTGATCCTGTGGGGTTCCACAATATTGACATGGTTGACCCTGCTAGAGCTACTGCGGTTATAAATATTGCAAGCGAGTTTATACTTTGA